A single window of uncultured Methanospirillum sp. DNA harbors:
- a CDS encoding reverse transcriptase domain-containing protein encodes MDPAGGSISPLLGALYLKPLDDAFSHRDGILYRGFMDDVVVLAKTRWRLRRAIRLVHQILGELKMQVHKKKRFIGTTIQGFDFPLVYYPSFSETSPVR; translated from the coding sequence CTGGACCCCGCTGGTGGATCGATCTCTCCTCTCCTCGGCGCTTTGTACCTCAAGCCGCTTGATGACGCTTTCTCTCACCGGGATGGAATCTTGTACCGGGGGTTCATGGATGACGTTGTCGTATTGGCAAAAACCCGGTGGAGACTTCGTCGTGCAATCCGGCTCGTCCATCAGATTCTCGGTGAACTGAAGATGCAGGTACATAAGAAGAAACGATTCATTGGAACGACCATTCAGGGGTTTGACTTTCCCCTGGTATATTATCCATCTTTTTCGGAGACTTCGCCCGTCAGGTGA
- a CDS encoding PKD domain-containing protein, producing the protein MIITGIIPSPTPTPVPGEITAAFSADRRSGSAPIQVSFVDQSTGNPTSWVWNLGDGNTSTTRNVTHLYTTQGTYSVGLIVQNSASSGSIEKNGYITVT; encoded by the coding sequence GTGATAATTACCGGAATTATTCCCTCACCAACCCCGACACCGGTACCGGGAGAGATAACCGCAGCATTTTCAGCAGACCGGAGATCAGGATCTGCTCCGATACAGGTTTCGTTTGTGGATCAGTCAACGGGAAACCCGACATCCTGGGTCTGGAACCTTGGTGATGGAAATACTTCTACAACCCGGAACGTGACTCATCTCTATACAACCCAGGGAACATATTCGGTCGGACTTATCGTTCAGAACAGTGCCAGTTCAGGCAGCATAGAAAAGAATGGATACATAACGGTCACCTGA
- a CDS encoding Fic family protein produces MHYTTGRYEEQIDGYTAFIPAYLPYSPDIRYDDTVHLMLSEADRALSGLDVMVDMLPNPDHFIWMLARKEALQSSQIEGTIATFYGILAYEADVSVDDDPNQIREVTNYMQALQTGFERVKTEPISLSLLCDLHRILLTKVRGAKALPGMIRPVQNQIGGDSLYNARYIPPPQENVRFLLNNLEKFITEEKTIPPLLVSALIHGQFEMIHPFLDGNGRIGRLLISLYLCWRQVLVNPTLNLSYYLKRNRLAYYERLSALEKDGDLEGWVKFFLQGVIEVSTDSHHLVKRIITLERELVKRVIYENIGGIHGARMIELLFMKTMVTSTDISSHCGVSIQTANNLVRKFEDAGIVKEVTGWKRNRKYLYTDYVKLIAEGTSP; encoded by the coding sequence ATGCACTATACAACCGGGAGATATGAAGAGCAGATTGATGGGTATACCGCGTTTATCCCTGCATATCTCCCGTATTCACCTGACATACGATATGATGATACCGTGCATCTCATGCTCTCTGAAGCAGATCGGGCACTGTCAGGACTTGATGTCATGGTTGACATGCTGCCCAACCCGGATCATTTCATCTGGATGCTTGCAAGGAAAGAAGCATTGCAAAGTTCACAGATTGAAGGGACGATTGCAACATTCTATGGCATTCTCGCCTATGAAGCAGATGTATCTGTTGATGACGACCCGAACCAGATCCGGGAAGTAACGAACTATATGCAGGCTTTGCAGACAGGGTTTGAACGGGTGAAAACCGAGCCGATCTCACTCTCACTCCTCTGTGATCTTCATCGGATCCTCCTAACAAAGGTACGGGGAGCAAAGGCACTGCCTGGCATGATTCGTCCCGTACAGAACCAGATCGGGGGAGACTCACTATACAATGCCCGATATATTCCGCCGCCACAGGAAAACGTCAGATTTCTTCTCAATAACCTGGAAAAATTTATCACAGAAGAGAAAACCATCCCTCCATTACTCGTATCAGCGCTTATTCACGGACAATTTGAGATGATTCACCCCTTTTTAGATGGAAATGGGAGAATCGGGCGTCTCCTCATCAGCCTGTATCTCTGTTGGAGACAGGTTCTTGTAAATCCCACGCTCAACCTCAGTTATTACCTGAAAAGGAATCGATTGGCATACTACGAGCGGCTTTCAGCACTTGAAAAAGATGGAGATCTGGAGGGGTGGGTGAAGTTTTTCCTGCAGGGAGTTATTGAAGTCTCCACCGATTCACACCACCTGGTAAAGAGGATTATTACACTGGAAAGGGAACTTGTGAAACGGGTAATTTACGAGAACATCGGTGGCATCCATGGTGCCCGGATGATAGAACTCCTGTTTATGAAGACAATGGTTACCAGTACTGATATCAGTTCACACTGCGGGGTTTCAATTCAGACCGCGAATAACCTGGTTCGCAAATTTGAAGATGCCGGAATCGTCAAAGAGGTTACAGGATGGAAACGTAACCGCAAATATCTTTATACAGATTATGTGAAACTGATAGCCGAAGGAACCAGCCCATAG
- a CDS encoding PAS domain S-box protein, translating into MSEQNDIFFFGYDTFTEGILITDNTLSLLSCNTAWKRLFDLPEEWTAHTIDELIRAFSDRGVETDPICGILAAIRADPFWSGCLDLKVSAQRTVHLTSRPIRDTHNECIGRVWMCEENSKVHKSGEGLNQSDQSDLMFKTIFNLIPEGIAISDLTNGTFYEVNDHFSQWWGYTREEVIGKSAIDLDFWVDIHQRDEIVKLLKKDGFFKQVPVKMRGKDKKVRDILLSGKTITIDGSPYMLTIPFDVTELMQYEEKVRSLASFIELNPNPVFEINESGTITMHNEATVRVIRDLTGTTDIYRFIPDDLNEIVQAIQKGIERTCTREVVVEDRTFIEYIHVTNQYHTARIYLTDITERKRAELELLKKNDDIAAAYEEIATTEEELRQNYDRLVEQEQILFESEKKLRMIVDHIPGLVLTTDTELNVKSIFGAALEKIGLRPNTGVGLPLRSLFSSVDAGLLDAHTRALQGAVTTIEGYYHDRSFLLYASPIVDLSDTITGSIGVAIDITEQKKLEQERRDLLIQLEKNLVELAFLNDKIRNPLTVIATLVDMHAPDIEEPVNRCVKDIDDIIDNLDKRWIESEKTINFLQKHYGVRAEFRR; encoded by the coding sequence ATGTCAGAGCAGAATGATATTTTCTTTTTCGGCTATGATACATTCACCGAGGGTATACTGATCACTGACAATACCCTCTCTCTTCTCTCCTGCAATACAGCATGGAAAAGACTCTTCGATCTTCCTGAAGAGTGGACTGCTCACACAATTGATGAACTCATCCGGGCCTTCTCTGACCGGGGTGTTGAAACCGACCCAATCTGCGGCATACTGGCAGCGATAAGGGCAGATCCTTTCTGGTCCGGTTGTCTGGATCTTAAGGTTTCTGCTCAAAGAACAGTGCATCTGACGTCCAGGCCCATCAGGGATACTCATAATGAATGCATTGGACGAGTCTGGATGTGTGAAGAGAACTCAAAGGTACACAAGAGCGGAGAGGGGTTGAACCAGTCTGATCAGTCTGACCTGATGTTTAAGACGATTTTTAACCTGATTCCGGAAGGGATCGCAATATCAGACCTTACGAACGGTACATTCTACGAGGTTAACGATCACTTCAGCCAGTGGTGGGGATATACCCGGGAAGAGGTTATCGGGAAGAGTGCCATTGATCTGGACTTCTGGGTTGACATACATCAGAGAGACGAGATCGTGAAACTGCTTAAGAAGGATGGTTTTTTTAAGCAGGTACCGGTGAAGATGAGAGGAAAGGATAAAAAGGTGAGAGATATCCTCTTATCGGGCAAGACCATCACCATTGATGGCTCTCCCTATATGCTCACAATTCCATTCGATGTTACCGAACTCATGCAGTATGAAGAAAAGGTCAGATCTCTTGCTTCATTCATTGAGTTAAACCCGAATCCTGTCTTTGAGATCAATGAATCCGGGACCATAACGATGCACAACGAGGCAACCGTGCGGGTTATTCGTGATCTGACCGGAACGACAGATATATACCGGTTTATTCCGGATGACCTGAACGAGATTGTGCAGGCCATTCAGAAAGGCATTGAACGGACATGTACCCGGGAGGTAGTCGTCGAGGATAGAACATTTATCGAGTATATCCACGTTACGAACCAGTATCACACTGCACGTATCTATCTGACCGATATTACCGAGAGAAAAAGGGCAGAACTTGAGCTGTTGAAGAAGAATGATGATATCGCTGCTGCATATGAGGAGATAGCCACAACAGAGGAGGAACTTCGGCAGAATTATGACCGGCTGGTTGAGCAGGAACAGATCCTCTTTGAGAGTGAGAAGAAACTCAGGATGATCGTTGATCACATTCCCGGTCTCGTGCTGACAACTGATACCGAATTGAATGTGAAGAGCATCTTCGGTGCTGCTCTTGAGAAGATCGGTCTTCGTCCAAATACAGGGGTAGGTCTTCCCCTTCGTTCTCTCTTCTCATCTGTTGATGCCGGTCTGCTTGATGCCCACACCAGGGCATTACAGGGTGCAGTCACCACCATTGAAGGATATTATCATGATAGATCCTTTCTGCTGTATGCATCCCCTATCGTTGATCTGTCAGATACAATAACCGGCTCAATCGGGGTTGCAATTGATATCACCGAGCAGAAGAAGTTGGAACAGGAGCGAAGAGATCTTCTCATCCAGCTTGAGAAGAACCTTGTTGAACTGGCATTTCTGAATGATAAGATCAGAAATCCTCTCACGGTTATCGCCACACTGGTTGATATGCATGCTCCTGATATTGAAGAGCCTGTCAACCGTTGTGTGAAGGATATTGATGATATCATCGATAATCTGGACAAACGCTGGATTGAGTCAGAGAAGACGATCAACTTTCTTCAGAAACACTACGGTGTCCGTGCTGAATTCAGGAGATAG
- a CDS encoding NCS2 family permease — protein sequence MSGSLISHIDRFFGITARGSSIRTEILAGLTTFLSMCYILVVNPAMLMVVGVPFGDAVWATIISACAGTLLIGLYANRPFVVAPIVSQSTLVVYVLCGVLNYPWRVVLGASLVAGLLFSLFIISGYWDIFIKSIPGTISRSCTRGIGFFIAFLGSSNSGIILVGAMAVTSPYLRDIQPSNLFVLLAGITVIGVIMIRKKTGALICGILTCALLAYALGIEKLPTGIVTAPPAFSGLQWYPDIAAALTPTMIPVVVLLFFLTLFDSIASIFGLSSLIHQNEEPRDNPDIRRSFLTNGLSMMVSPLVGCTTSAIFIESVAGVEEGGKTGLVAVVAAVLIAASLFFLPLVTAFPDVATSAVLLVIGLLMLAQFRIPSLSSRGEMLTAFVLMVTMSITQNIGLGLSIGIIVYPLFMFAAGKQSEIPRVFWGLVVCAAIFLFIFPY from the coding sequence ATGTCCGGATCACTGATATCACACATTGATCGGTTCTTTGGCATCACTGCCAGGGGAAGTAGTATCAGGACCGAGATTCTTGCCGGCCTGACAACCTTCCTCTCAATGTGTTACATCCTTGTGGTCAACCCGGCCATGCTGATGGTGGTCGGTGTACCATTCGGGGATGCAGTCTGGGCAACAATCATCTCTGCCTGTGCAGGCACTCTTCTCATCGGGTTGTATGCCAACCGCCCGTTTGTGGTCGCCCCCATTGTGAGTCAGAGCACCCTCGTCGTCTATGTCCTCTGCGGTGTCCTGAACTACCCGTGGCGTGTAGTCCTCGGAGCGAGCCTGGTTGCAGGATTATTGTTCTCTCTCTTTATCATCTCCGGGTATTGGGATATCTTCATCAAAAGCATACCCGGCACCATCAGCCGTTCCTGCACCCGGGGTATCGGCTTTTTTATTGCGTTTCTCGGCTCATCCAACTCCGGAATCATTCTCGTAGGAGCAATGGCGGTCACATCACCCTATCTCCGTGATATCCAGCCATCAAACCTCTTCGTGCTCCTTGCCGGGATTACAGTCATCGGGGTCATTATGATCAGGAAGAAGACCGGCGCTCTTATCTGTGGAATCCTGACCTGTGCACTCCTTGCATATGCCTTGGGCATAGAGAAACTGCCGACTGGTATTGTTACTGCTCCACCGGCGTTTTCTGGGTTACAATGGTATCCTGACATCGCTGCTGCCCTGACACCGACTATGATCCCAGTTGTTGTTTTACTCTTTTTTCTCACCCTTTTTGACTCGATTGCATCAATCTTTGGCCTGTCAAGTTTGATTCACCAGAACGAAGAGCCCAGGGACAATCCAGATATCAGGAGATCTTTTCTTACCAATGGTCTCTCCATGATGGTCTCCCCCCTTGTTGGGTGTACCACCTCTGCGATATTTATTGAGTCAGTTGCCGGTGTTGAAGAAGGAGGGAAAACCGGGCTTGTGGCCGTAGTTGCAGCTGTTCTGATCGCAGCATCGCTCTTCTTCCTCCCGCTCGTGACCGCGTTCCCTGATGTTGCAACATCTGCAGTTCTTCTTGTGATCGGTCTGTTAATGCTGGCACAGTTCAGGATCCCCTCTCTTTCCAGCCGTGGTGAGATGCTGACTGCATTTGTCCTTATGGTTACCATGAGCATCACCCAGAATATCGGCCTTGGTCTGAGCATAGGAATTATTGTGTACCCGTTATTCATGTTCGCTGCCGGTAAACAGTCAGAGATTCCCAGAGTATTCTGGGGTCTCGTGGTTTGTGCTGCGATATTTCTGTTTATCTTTCCGTACTGA
- a CDS encoding DUF523 and DUF1722 domain-containing protein — MTVSKRVFNTPVVVISRCIEFDAVRYNGDMISSHEVAMLKKYVSFIPVCPEVEIGLGIPRDTIRIVRKDGSDHLIQPSTGMDLTDRMNIFCSSFIRDLPTVDGFILKNRSPTSGLSGVNIYSTIEKSAAIGKGAGFFGKMVLDQFAGYPIEDEGRIRNSRVRDHFLTRIFMLADLDTIQENPSLKTLTRFHAQNKLLLMAYGQTTLKTLGNIVANRDNLPIHEIVSSYRHCLIEKTRSPARYTSHINVLHHAMGFFSSNLSSDEKAFFLNSVEEYRNGNLPISALKKMIQMWIIKYQPLNLSNQTYFAPYPDALMELESSSIERGRDMYPDHES, encoded by the coding sequence ATGACAGTAAGCAAAAGAGTCTTCAATACACCGGTTGTGGTGATAAGCCGGTGTATTGAGTTCGATGCGGTGCGGTACAACGGGGACATGATTTCCAGTCATGAGGTCGCCATGCTGAAAAAGTATGTTTCCTTCATTCCGGTCTGTCCTGAAGTTGAGATCGGTCTTGGCATTCCTCGCGACACCATCCGTATTGTCAGAAAAGATGGTTCAGATCACCTGATTCAGCCATCTACTGGTATGGACCTGACCGACCGGATGAATATATTCTGCTCTTCATTTATCAGAGATCTACCAACCGTTGATGGGTTTATTCTCAAGAACCGTTCCCCTACTTCAGGCCTCTCGGGAGTGAACATCTATTCAACCATCGAAAAGTCTGCTGCCATCGGAAAAGGAGCCGGATTTTTTGGAAAAATGGTTCTTGATCAGTTTGCCGGGTACCCTATTGAAGATGAGGGAAGAATACGAAACAGCCGGGTCAGGGATCATTTTCTCACCAGAATTTTTATGCTGGCAGATCTGGATACCATCCAAGAAAATCCCTCTCTCAAAACACTCACCCGGTTTCATGCACAAAATAAACTTCTTCTGATGGCATATGGTCAGACCACCCTGAAAACACTTGGAAATATTGTGGCAAACCGGGACAACCTTCCGATTCATGAAATAGTGTCATCCTACCGGCACTGTCTGATTGAAAAAACGAGATCTCCCGCCCGGTATACGTCCCACATTAATGTACTCCATCATGCAATGGGATTTTTTTCCTCGAATCTTTCATCTGATGAGAAAGCCTTCTTCCTGAATAGTGTTGAGGAATACCGGAATGGGAATCTCCCGATATCTGCACTTAAAAAAATGATTCAGATGTGGATAATCAAGTATCAACCTCTAAATCTCAGTAATCAGACCTACTTTGCCCCGTATCCTGATGCCCTGATGGAACTTGAGAGTTCGTCTATTGAGCGTGGTCGTGATATGTACCCTGATCATGAGTCATAG
- a CDS encoding tetratricopeptide repeat protein produces the protein MKRMWSRWKIWLLFLLVVVGTALVVIPRAEGAGTDLFSSGDYAGALAAFEKELGETTGPAQAPVLNNIGTCYMALGKPDLAAGSYQKAVDLDPGYGRGWINLGVALEKLGRPEEALTSYGRVSDSGDKDLTAEANVKKGTLLAGSGRFDEAIAAFEFAEGDAKGQVAVDMYTGIGGVKFMKNDITAAEMAFLNAIEADPSGAAMAYTNLGVIRIAQNRYAEAKSAFETAISHDPQGKTKAARYLKKLEGMGVV, from the coding sequence ATGAAGAGGATGTGGTCCAGGTGGAAGATATGGCTTCTCTTTCTCCTGGTGGTTGTGGGAACAGCTCTGGTTGTGATACCCCGTGCTGAAGGTGCCGGTACCGATCTGTTCTCATCCGGTGATTATGCCGGGGCACTTGCTGCGTTTGAGAAAGAACTCGGTGAGACAACAGGACCTGCACAGGCTCCGGTGCTGAATAATATCGGTACCTGTTACATGGCACTTGGCAAGCCTGATCTGGCAGCCGGGAGTTATCAGAAGGCAGTTGATCTCGATCCCGGATACGGTCGTGGCTGGATCAATCTCGGTGTTGCCCTGGAGAAGCTTGGCAGGCCGGAGGAGGCACTGACGAGTTATGGCAGGGTGTCTGATTCGGGTGATAAGGATTTGACTGCAGAGGCGAACGTCAAGAAAGGAACACTGCTAGCCGGCAGCGGCAGGTTTGATGAAGCGATTGCCGCATTTGAGTTTGCTGAGGGGGATGCAAAAGGTCAGGTTGCTGTGGATATGTACACCGGTATCGGGGGTGTCAAGTTCATGAAGAATGATATCACCGCGGCAGAGATGGCATTTCTGAATGCGATCGAGGCCGATCCGTCCGGTGCTGCCATGGCGTACACCAATCTCGGGGTGATCAGGATTGCACAGAACCGGTACGCAGAGGCAAAGTCTGCCTTTGAGACCGCGATAAGCCATGATCCCCAGGGTAAGACCAAGGCGGCCCGGTACCTCAAGAAACTTGAGGGGATGGGTGTTGTGTGA
- a CDS encoding nucleotidyltransferase family protein — protein MDPLPLLRQHEAILKERFGIATIGIFGSYVRGEERVDSDVDVLVTFQSGKKAFENYMDCKFYLEDLFGKNVDLVIKDTLKERIKPYIL, from the coding sequence ATGGATCCATTACCATTGCTCCGTCAGCATGAAGCGATCCTGAAAGAGAGGTTTGGAATCGCAACAATAGGCATATTTGGCTCATATGTCAGGGGAGAGGAGCGGGTTGACAGCGATGTTGATGTACTGGTAACATTTCAAAGCGGGAAAAAAGCCTTTGAAAATTACATGGATTGTAAGTTCTATCTTGAAGACCTGTTCGGAAAGAATGTCGATCTGGTGATAAAAGACACCCTTAAGGAGAGGATCAAGCCCTACATCCTTTAA
- a CDS encoding PAS domain-containing protein, producing the protein MIITQQNRETVIQTFREYPAGLSISDLSLKSGINRNKCSQICSDYHKSDILGLIQKSSYKIYFLKHQSVLTQIVDSISGPVLVVNESFAVIAINKEYVRSFGIHPDEILGRSAEELLVSLYPDLIQVIKEQTGPGMSGKTATFPDETGAPRCKTLTIALNESQFCIIILQTQAPLQGENDTQISTAESRFTAAVPGLMAAETWPHALGQITRLLHETLSDALIFTLLIEEPLRTCMIHTLASPAGWTEPEISGVPIPMTGIEILQYKTREPTTYYTGTPESLSSTPLPKPLKTLCQERGISSISLLGISSNGNSTTVFGIGTEDSSVSIEHVRLLQSLSGYLNLLCTLYHRASDMQNMKTEYQKHYSEIYALLTEKTQENAALITGTQHLISVLETVLDSMKISLISVNRQGALITANKTASTVYSIPGQDLVDRVSITNVLSPELAASLLALIPDQTGHSPATAASDIEEQQTGRTHWYLIPSHGTQQETTYLYVGEKHPAHLIKYLKSINR; encoded by the coding sequence ATGATCATCACACAACAGAACCGGGAGACGGTCATCCAGACATTTCGTGAGTACCCTGCAGGCCTCTCGATATCAGACCTCTCACTAAAAAGCGGGATCAATCGCAACAAATGCTCTCAGATCTGTAGCGATTATCACAAAAGTGACATACTCGGGCTTATTCAGAAGAGTTCATACAAGATCTATTTTCTCAAACATCAGTCAGTCCTTACCCAGATCGTCGACTCCATCAGTGGACCGGTACTGGTTGTAAACGAATCATTCGCTGTCATTGCAATAAACAAAGAGTATGTCAGATCATTCGGGATACACCCAGATGAGATCCTTGGCAGATCAGCAGAAGAACTGCTCGTCTCCCTCTACCCTGATCTCATACAGGTGATCAAAGAACAGACAGGGCCCGGAATGAGTGGGAAAACCGCCACATTCCCGGATGAAACCGGAGCACCACGCTGCAAAACCCTTACCATTGCACTGAACGAGAGCCAGTTCTGCATCATCATCCTGCAGACACAAGCCCCGTTGCAGGGTGAGAACGATACCCAGATCTCCACTGCAGAGAGCAGGTTTACAGCAGCAGTCCCGGGACTCATGGCAGCAGAGACCTGGCCACATGCACTCGGGCAGATCACTCGATTACTCCATGAAACCTTATCAGATGCCCTGATCTTCACCCTGCTCATCGAGGAGCCACTCAGAACATGTATGATCCACACCCTCGCCAGCCCTGCAGGGTGGACAGAGCCGGAGATATCAGGAGTCCCCATTCCCATGACCGGCATCGAGATCCTCCAGTACAAGACCAGAGAACCGACAACATACTACACCGGCACACCTGAATCACTCTCGAGCACCCCGCTTCCAAAACCTCTCAAGACCCTGTGCCAGGAGAGGGGAATCTCCTCAATATCTCTGCTCGGAATCAGCAGTAACGGAAACAGTACCACAGTATTCGGGATAGGAACTGAGGACAGCAGTGTCTCAATTGAACATGTGAGACTTCTTCAATCACTCTCCGGGTACCTGAACCTGCTCTGCACACTCTATCATCGTGCATCTGATATGCAGAATATGAAAACCGAATATCAGAAACATTACAGTGAGATCTATGCACTCCTTACCGAAAAGACACAGGAGAATGCTGCTCTTATCACCGGGACACAGCACCTCATATCAGTCCTTGAAACTGTCCTTGACTCCATGAAGATCTCCCTCATTTCTGTCAACAGACAGGGAGCCCTGATCACTGCAAACAAGACCGCATCAACGGTATACTCAATACCAGGACAGGACCTTGTAGATCGTGTGTCGATCACAAACGTGCTCTCTCCTGAACTCGCAGCATCACTTCTGGCCCTCATACCTGACCAGACCGGCCATTCTCCCGCTACAGCTGCTTCAGATATTGAAGAACAGCAGACCGGCAGAACTCACTGGTACCTGATACCCTCACACGGAACACAACAGGAAACCACATATCTGTATGTCGGGGAGAAGCATCCGGCTCATCTCATCAAGTACCTCAAATCAATAAACCGATAA
- a CDS encoding histidine kinase N-terminal 7TM domain-containing protein — protein sequence MTLPWYIVLLNLGCGIFFLYVTMFAYKKRDESGYSVLWVTFFLYSLICLTIGIDNISYVFPTLWKQSAPLLMINTTCYFLLPITWFLFCMNYLGKEEFLTLKVLALLLFTPLFLRVFRIISLIDPSLGYSYDQFLNDFNYLYDIMRYGYLYGLPIVGEVYLLKRFLSVSKIFKTQIIFLIAGSSIVLISELIVDSNIFPWFEPLGLDIIVSGFLISYGILRYDILQFSPIFRENFFDILNSGLIVLNKNLKIIDVNPIAEKLMNVPLNESFGRHPSEIPSLNPKLKNILESPEKIPDQILTLTGDGIRGYSISAKWIKNKIGTEGAYLVVLTDITNTINLEKQVHDAHIQLIKEKEKRIQNQRYKEFFLSNRDPILIISNNTIIECNPVALEVFGEFCDRIIGMDPTLLSANNQRNIDDITEKFKYYLTLAENGNQVDFSWVFQSGNKRIDAQVRLSHIEYDNQVMIEMSIRENSDIFLQLQTESEKNRYLMSILTEEAHLWNEISKVVHSDSDQIKLTLGCVDPIISKATRNLDQASRYCLSDKVDEQS from the coding sequence ATGACACTACCCTGGTATATTGTTCTATTAAATCTGGGATGTGGAATTTTCTTTCTCTATGTAACCATGTTTGCATACAAAAAGAGAGATGAAAGTGGTTATTCAGTATTATGGGTTACATTCTTCCTATATTCTCTTATATGTCTCACAATTGGCATTGATAACATAAGTTATGTATTCCCGACACTCTGGAAACAATCAGCGCCTCTGTTAATGATTAATACAACCTGTTATTTTTTGCTTCCAATAACCTGGTTCCTGTTTTGTATGAACTATTTAGGGAAGGAAGAATTTCTAACTTTAAAAGTTCTAGCTTTGTTACTGTTCACTCCATTGTTTTTAAGGGTTTTTAGGATTATTTCCTTAATAGATCCCTCCCTTGGATATTCATACGATCAGTTTCTGAATGATTTCAATTATCTTTATGATATTATGAGGTACGGGTACCTCTATGGCCTCCCTATAGTGGGAGAGGTTTATTTGCTGAAACGATTTCTATCTGTATCAAAAATCTTCAAGACACAGATTATTTTTCTTATCGCGGGTTCAAGTATAGTTTTAATTTCAGAACTGATTGTTGATAGTAATATATTCCCCTGGTTTGAACCTCTGGGTCTTGACATTATTGTATCAGGATTTCTCATTTCATATGGAATACTTCGATACGATATTCTTCAGTTTTCTCCAATTTTCAGAGAGAATTTTTTTGACATACTGAACTCCGGGCTGATTGTTCTCAATAAAAATTTAAAAATTATTGATGTAAATCCCATCGCAGAGAAACTTATGAATGTCCCACTCAATGAGTCATTTGGCAGGCATCCTTCTGAAATTCCATCGCTAAACCCGAAACTGAAAAATATTCTTGAGTCACCTGAAAAAATACCTGATCAGATCCTTACCCTTACTGGTGATGGCATAAGAGGGTACAGCATATCGGCAAAATGGATAAAGAATAAAATAGGGACAGAAGGAGCCTATCTGGTTGTTCTCACAGATATTACAAATACCATCAATCTTGAAAAGCAGGTCCATGATGCTCATATTCAGCTAATCAAAGAAAAAGAGAAACGAATACAAAATCAAAGATACAAGGAATTTTTCCTATCAAACAGGGATCCAATACTGATCATCTCAAATAATACGATCATAGAATGCAATCCTGTTGCATTGGAAGTATTTGGTGAATTCTGCGATAGAATAATTGGGATGGATCCTACTCTCCTTTCTGCAAATAACCAGAGAAATATTGATGATATCACGGAAAAATTCAAATATTACCTAACCCTTGCCGAAAATGGCAATCAGGTTGATTTCTCCTGGGTATTTCAATCTGGAAACAAAAGAATAGATGCTCAGGTTAGATTGAGCCACATTGAATATGATAATCAGGTTATGATAGAAATGAGTATCAGAGAAAACTCTGACATTTTTTTGCAATTACAAACCGAATCTGAAAAAAACCGGTATCTCATGAGTATCCTCACAGAAGAAGCACACCTTTGGAATGAGATATCAAAAGTTGTGCATTCTGATTCAGACCAGATTAAACTTACCCTTGGGTGTGTAGATCCAATAATTTCAAAAGCAACCAGAAATTTAGATCAGGCAAGCAGGTACTGCCTGAGCGATAAGGTGGATGAACAATCGTAA